A genome region from uncultured Tolumonas sp. includes the following:
- the cydB gene encoding cytochrome d ubiquinol oxidase subunit II: MDYELLKLIWWGLVAFMVIGFVIMDGFDLGIGMLLPFLAKTDDERRVLLNSVGPTWEGNQVWLIAGAGALFAAWPVVYAAAFSVLYVPFMFLLFGLFLRPVGFDYRSKLPSAKWRNNWDRALFVGGLLPTMMLGGTLGFMIQGSPFRFDNEMHIFYGEFNLNLPLLISTIVLAIVLMVLHGAAFLQTKTNGILRERARRTVHIFAYLCLISMVLTAVIIAKTVTGYIITEQVSPNAVITPLMKTVAIADHGWLENYYQKPLLLIVPVLALLMPLFTLLLNLRGKAVAAFLATGSTCALMLLTVAVALFPFVLPSSLDPTSSITLWDGTSSKLTLLIMFGIVLVIMPINLFYTTWVYRVMRGKVTTQQVKENGHGLY; the protein is encoded by the coding sequence ATGGATTACGAATTACTGAAATTGATCTGGTGGGGGCTGGTTGCCTTTATGGTGATTGGTTTTGTCATCATGGATGGCTTTGATTTAGGCATTGGTATGTTACTGCCCTTTTTAGCCAAAACTGACGATGAGCGCCGCGTGTTGCTCAATTCTGTTGGTCCGACATGGGAAGGCAATCAGGTGTGGTTAATTGCTGGTGCAGGTGCGCTGTTTGCGGCGTGGCCAGTGGTGTATGCCGCCGCATTTTCGGTGCTCTATGTGCCGTTTATGTTCCTGCTGTTTGGCCTGTTTTTACGACCGGTCGGATTTGATTACCGCAGTAAATTGCCTTCCGCGAAATGGCGCAATAACTGGGATCGCGCCCTGTTCGTCGGCGGCTTATTACCGACCATGATGCTGGGCGGCACACTGGGTTTCATGATCCAGGGTTCGCCGTTTCGTTTTGATAACGAAATGCACATCTTCTACGGTGAATTTAACCTCAATCTGCCATTACTGATCAGCACCATCGTGTTGGCGATCGTGCTGATGGTGCTACATGGCGCAGCCTTCCTGCAAACCAAAACGAACGGCATATTGCGCGAGCGAGCCCGCCGCACGGTACATATTTTCGCTTATCTTTGCCTGATCAGCATGGTGCTCACCGCCGTGATCATCGCCAAGACCGTAACCGGCTATATCATCACCGAACAGGTATCACCCAATGCAGTGATCACCCCACTGATGAAAACTGTCGCGATTGCCGACCATGGCTGGCTGGAAAATTACTACCAGAAACCGCTGCTGCTCATCGTGCCGGTGCTGGCGCTACTGATGCCCCTTTTCACGCTGCTGTTGAACTTACGCGGTAAGGCGGTCGCCGCATTTCTGGCCACCGGCTCAACCTGCGCACTGATGCTGCTAACGGTTGCTGTCGCGCTGTTCCCATTTGTGCTGCCATCGTCACTCGACCCAACCAGCAGCATCACCTTGTGGGACGGCACTTCCAGCAAACTCACGTTACTCATCATGTTCGGCATTGTGCTGGTCATCATGCCTATCAACCTGTTCTACACCACCTGGGTTTACCGCGTTATGCGCGGCAAAGTCACCACGCAGCAAGTGAAAGAGAACGGTCACGGTTTGTATTAA
- a CDS encoding CydX/CbdX family cytochrome bd oxidase small subunit: MWYFVWIIAVLLSLGVGLIAVMWVDVRSKPAAHTTVSREADAAEPTM, from the coding sequence ATGTGGTATTTCGTTTGGATCATCGCCGTGTTGCTCTCACTCGGTGTCGGTTTGATTGCCGTGATGTGGGTGGATGTCAGAAGTAAGCCTGCTGCACATACTACAGTTAGCCGTGAGGCTGATGCAGCCGAGCCGACAATGTGA
- the cysI gene encoding assimilatory sulfite reductase (NADPH) hemoprotein subunit: MSNEKLSDNERLKSDSERLRGTITDDLANPLTGGFEGDNFQLIRFHGMYQQDDRDIRAQRAAQKLEPLHTVMLRVRLPGGIIRPDQWGALDEFATHHTLYGSIRLTNRQTFQFHGVLKDDIKPVHKLLNSLGLDSRGTAGDVNRNVLCTSNPIESALHHDAFEWAKIISEHLRPRTNAYAEIWLDGEKLNAENEEPILGSTYLPRKFKTAIVIPPQNDVDVHANDLSFVAIGENGKLVGFNVLVGGGLAMTQGDETTYPRMATDFGFIALNHIVRVAEAVLTTQRDWGNRSNRRNAKTKYTLERVGIESFKTEVEKRAEIAFAESRPYQFTGRGDRIGWVSGIDGKHHLTLFIPSGRLIDTPEKPLKTGIAELAKIHTGDFRITPNQNMIIAGVDEENIVAIEMLARQYKLIDDSVTEQRKYSMACVSFPTCPLAMAEAERFLPEFALSVDAIMAKYDLAHEHIILRVTGCPNGCGRAMLAEIGLVGRAQGRYSLYLGGNREGTRIPRLFRDNINDVQILAELDRLIGRWALEREADEGFGDFAIRQKIIKPVLNSAVDFYHA; this comes from the coding sequence ATGAGCAATGAAAAATTATCAGACAACGAGCGACTCAAAAGCGACAGCGAACGACTGCGCGGCACGATTACTGATGATTTAGCCAACCCACTTACGGGTGGATTTGAAGGTGATAATTTTCAGCTGATCCGCTTTCATGGCATGTATCAGCAAGATGACCGCGATATTCGCGCCCAACGGGCCGCACAAAAACTCGAACCACTGCACACTGTCATGTTGCGTGTACGACTGCCTGGCGGCATTATCCGCCCCGACCAGTGGGGCGCACTTGATGAATTCGCCACGCATCACACCCTGTATGGCAGCATTCGCCTGACCAATCGCCAGACGTTTCAGTTCCATGGCGTGCTAAAAGATGACATCAAACCGGTGCATAAACTGCTGAACAGTCTGGGGCTCGACAGCCGAGGCACGGCCGGTGATGTGAATCGTAATGTGCTGTGCACCTCCAACCCGATTGAATCGGCTTTGCATCACGATGCATTCGAATGGGCGAAAATCATCTCGGAGCATCTGCGTCCGCGCACTAATGCATATGCGGAGATCTGGCTGGATGGCGAGAAGCTCAACGCCGAGAATGAAGAGCCGATCTTGGGTTCGACCTATCTGCCACGTAAATTCAAAACTGCCATCGTTATTCCACCACAAAATGATGTGGATGTGCATGCCAATGATTTGAGCTTTGTGGCGATTGGTGAAAACGGCAAATTGGTTGGTTTTAACGTATTAGTCGGCGGCGGACTGGCGATGACACAAGGCGACGAAACCACCTACCCGCGTATGGCAACCGATTTTGGTTTTATCGCACTGAATCACATTGTGCGCGTTGCCGAAGCCGTGCTCACGACCCAACGAGATTGGGGAAATCGCTCGAACCGCCGCAATGCCAAAACCAAATACACGTTGGAACGTGTGGGTATCGAATCATTTAAAACTGAAGTGGAAAAACGTGCCGAGATCGCGTTTGCGGAAAGTCGCCCTTATCAGTTTACCGGGCGTGGCGATCGCATCGGTTGGGTCAGCGGCATTGATGGCAAGCACCACTTAACCCTGTTTATTCCCAGTGGCCGCCTGATCGACACACCCGAAAAGCCGCTGAAAACCGGCATTGCTGAGCTGGCTAAAATTCACACCGGTGATTTTCGTATTACCCCAAACCAGAACATGATCATTGCCGGAGTGGATGAAGAAAATATCGTTGCGATTGAAATGCTGGCGCGACAATACAAATTGATTGATGACAGCGTCACCGAGCAACGTAAATATTCGATGGCCTGTGTGTCGTTCCCCACCTGCCCGCTGGCGATGGCGGAAGCGGAACGTTTCCTGCCTGAATTTGCATTAAGTGTTGATGCCATTATGGCCAAATACGATTTAGCGCACGAGCATATTATTTTGCGCGTTACCGGTTGCCCGAATGGATGTGGCCGCGCCATGCTGGCTGAAATAGGTTTGGTCGGTCGCGCACAAGGCCGTTACAGCTTATATCTGGGTGGTAATCGTGAAGGCACCCGCATTCCACGACTGTTCCGCGATAACATTAACGATGTGCAGATCTTAGCAGAACTCGACAGATTGATTGGACGTTGGGCGCTTGAGCGCGAAGCTGATGAGGGCTTTGGTGATTTTGCGATCCGGCAAAAAATCATTAAACCGGTGCTCAATTCTGCGGTAGATTTTTATCACGCATAA
- a CDS encoding NUDIX domain-containing protein: protein MKHCYECGTALAPKKCEHEGLVPFCDSCNSFRFPIFSTAVSCIVFNQTEDKILLIQQYGRPDYILVAGYISQGENAEQTVIREIEEETGLTVISHQSSVIVI from the coding sequence ATGAAACATTGTTATGAATGCGGCACTGCATTAGCCCCTAAAAAGTGTGAGCACGAAGGTTTAGTGCCCTTTTGTGACTCGTGCAATAGCTTCCGCTTTCCGATCTTCAGCACTGCGGTGAGTTGCATTGTTTTCAATCAAACCGAAGATAAGATCTTATTGATCCAACAATACGGGCGGCCTGATTACATCTTGGTGGCAGGTTATATTTCGCAAGGTGAAAATGCAGAACAAACTGTGATCCGCGAAATTGAAGAGGAAACCGGCCTGACTGTCATCAGTCATCAGTCATCAGTCATCGTTATATGA
- a CDS encoding oxidative damage protection protein, which translates to MSRIVFCQRLKKEAPGMAFQLVPGELGKRIFDSISQEAWAEWQKKQTMLINEKKLNMMNTEHRALLQAEMEKYLFEDGEVQIDGYVPPSAK; encoded by the coding sequence ATGTCCCGAATTGTTTTTTGTCAGCGACTGAAAAAAGAAGCCCCTGGTATGGCCTTTCAACTGGTGCCCGGTGAATTGGGTAAGCGGATTTTTGACAGCATATCTCAGGAAGCTTGGGCGGAATGGCAAAAAAAACAGACCATGCTGATCAATGAAAAGAAACTCAACATGATGAACACCGAGCATCGTGCTTTGCTGCAAGCTGAGATGGAAAAATATCTGTTTGAAGACGGCGAAGTGCAAATCGACGGTTATGTACCGCCGAGCGCTAAATAA
- a CDS encoding sensor domain-containing diguanylate cyclase, with protein sequence MTMFSSDLSINIEDALREREEQLRFVLEGSELGFWDWNIETQSVKRNERWAIMLGYTYEEIQQTTQQWTDFIYPDDRERAWASIKDVLEGRSLIHKIEYRMLHKDGGYRWILDQAKVMQRDNHGNPIRMCGTHTDVTDRKNMELELERQAHIDYLTGINNRRHFMMLANNELRRDKRHHHDLSLLMFDVDHFKAINDQYGHQVGDLVLQKIVIECRKNLRTEDIFGRIGGEEFAVLLPETEIKAAIEVAERLRMVTANTFLVLENGKSLYVTISVGVTSCSCVDDIDLLLSQADKALYNAKNSGRDKVCIWNR encoded by the coding sequence ATGACAATGTTCAGCTCTGATTTAAGCATAAATATTGAAGATGCCCTGAGAGAAAGAGAAGAGCAGCTTAGATTTGTTCTGGAAGGTTCAGAGCTGGGTTTCTGGGATTGGAATATCGAAACTCAAAGCGTAAAACGGAATGAGCGCTGGGCAATCATGCTTGGTTATACCTATGAAGAAATCCAGCAAACTACACAACAATGGACAGATTTTATCTACCCTGATGACAGAGAACGGGCATGGGCATCTATAAAGGACGTGCTTGAAGGACGATCTCTAATTCATAAGATCGAATATCGAATGCTTCATAAAGATGGTGGGTATCGATGGATACTTGATCAAGCAAAGGTAATGCAGCGTGATAATCATGGAAACCCGATAAGAATGTGTGGAACGCATACTGATGTGACTGACCGTAAAAATATGGAATTAGAGCTGGAACGGCAGGCACATATCGACTACCTCACTGGTATAAACAATCGCAGACATTTTATGATGTTAGCTAATAATGAACTCAGACGTGATAAACGTCATCATCATGATTTATCCCTACTGATGTTCGATGTCGATCACTTTAAAGCCATTAATGACCAATATGGTCATCAAGTAGGTGATCTTGTGCTTCAAAAAATAGTGATTGAGTGTCGCAAAAATTTGCGGACTGAAGATATTTTTGGCCGCATTGGTGGTGAAGAGTTCGCAGTATTGTTACCCGAAACAGAAATTAAGGCGGCAATTGAAGTTGCAGAACGATTGCGGATGGTTACAGCAAATACTTTCCTAGTGTTAGAGAATGGCAAGTCATTGTATGTAACGATCTCCGTGGGTGTAACTTCCTGCTCATGTGTTGATGATATTGACCTATTACTCAGTCAGGCAGATAAAGCACTGTATAACGCTAAGAATTCCGGACGAGATAAAGTCTGCATATGGAACAGATAG
- a CDS encoding PilT/PilU family type 4a pilus ATPase: MIFRDMLIKLANENGSDLYLSTGAVPSIKFNGVLTPIQAQKIKKSDIANIVDALLSPAQKAELEGKLEVNFAFSLPEKGRFRVNVFRQKNDTSIVVRNIKLDIPAFSELKLPPVLLNVIMEKRGLILFVGATGSGKSTSLAALIDHRNENSPGHIITIEDPIEYIHSHKKSIINQREVGVDALNFHSALKGTLRQAPDVILIGEIRDRETMEHALAFAETGHLVLSTLHANNANQALDRIINFFPEERREQLKHDLGNNIRSIISQRLVNTINGGRRAAVEILLGSATIQDMIHRGDFSGIKEIMEKSVSLGMKTYDQCLFELYCEGVISEEETLQNADAVNNLKLRIKLYDENNAAKSKNAVSNWSLDPLEGKQQGDLSELI; encoded by the coding sequence ATGATTTTTAGGGATATGTTAATCAAACTGGCTAATGAAAATGGTTCTGATTTATATCTATCTACTGGAGCAGTGCCCAGTATTAAGTTTAATGGGGTGTTAACACCTATTCAGGCACAGAAAATAAAAAAAAGTGATATTGCTAATATTGTTGATGCACTTTTGAGTCCAGCTCAAAAAGCTGAATTAGAAGGAAAGCTTGAAGTTAATTTTGCTTTTTCTTTACCAGAAAAAGGACGATTTCGTGTAAATGTATTTCGTCAGAAAAATGATACATCAATTGTAGTGCGAAATATTAAATTGGATATCCCAGCCTTTTCAGAATTGAAACTACCGCCTGTATTGCTGAATGTTATTATGGAGAAACGAGGTCTAATATTGTTTGTTGGAGCTACCGGATCAGGTAAGTCAACTTCACTAGCCGCTTTAATTGATCATCGGAATGAAAATAGTCCAGGCCATATCATTACAATTGAAGATCCTATCGAATACATTCATTCGCATAAAAAAAGTATTATTAATCAGCGAGAGGTTGGGGTAGATGCTCTTAATTTTCATTCTGCTCTTAAGGGCACACTGCGCCAAGCACCAGATGTAATTCTTATTGGGGAAATTCGTGACCGAGAAACTATGGAGCATGCACTTGCATTTGCTGAAACAGGTCATTTAGTTTTATCCACATTACATGCAAATAATGCGAATCAAGCATTGGATCGTATTATTAATTTCTTCCCTGAGGAGCGTCGCGAACAACTAAAACATGATTTGGGTAATAATATCAGATCTATTATTTCTCAGCGATTGGTGAATACAATCAATGGTGGTCGGAGAGCTGCTGTTGAGATTTTATTAGGGTCAGCAACCATTCAAGATATGATCCATCGAGGTGATTTTTCTGGTATTAAGGAGATCATGGAAAAGTCAGTTAGTTTGGGTATGAAAACTTACGATCAATGTCTCTTTGAGCTCTATTGTGAAGGTGTTATTAGTGAGGAAGAAACGCTACAAAATGCAGATGCAGTCAATAATTTGAAATTGCGGATCAAACTGTATGATGAAAACAATGCAGCTAAAAGTAAAAATGCAGTATCTAACTGGTCATTGGATCCTCTTGAGGGCAAACAACAGGGTGATCTAAGTGAACTAATCTGA
- a CDS encoding diguanylate cyclase — translation MEIRTGRWEGELVNRRKDGRLLPELLSISRVLDQKGNVANYVGMFLDISERREAEKRIQHLAHHDYLTDLPNRSLLVERATNALALAHRHQRRMAILFIDLDRFKPINDEYGHDAGDTVLKTIAKRLLQMVRGSDTVCRQGGDEFVILIPEFADTESLEKLAIKLRDEIQKPCTIKNYQLSVSASIGIATYPENGDTVDAIIQSADTAMYRAKVDTDNRICFARYLKSVDPL, via the coding sequence ATGGAAATCCGCACCGGACGCTGGGAAGGGGAATTAGTCAATCGCCGGAAAGATGGCCGTTTATTACCCGAATTGCTCTCGATTAGCCGTGTTTTAGATCAAAAGGGAAATGTAGCCAATTATGTTGGCATGTTCCTCGATATCTCTGAACGCCGTGAAGCGGAAAAACGCATTCAGCATCTCGCTCATCATGATTATCTGACAGATCTGCCTAACCGCTCTTTACTTGTTGAACGTGCCACTAACGCTCTCGCTCTGGCACATCGCCATCAACGACGTATGGCCATACTTTTTATCGATCTTGACCGGTTTAAACCCATCAATGATGAATATGGTCATGATGCCGGAGATACCGTATTAAAAACCATTGCCAAGCGGCTGTTACAGATGGTCAGAGGATCCGATACGGTTTGTCGTCAGGGCGGCGATGAGTTTGTGATTTTGATACCCGAGTTTGCAGATACAGAAAGTTTGGAAAAATTGGCCATTAAACTACGCGATGAAATTCAGAAGCCTTGTACCATAAAAAATTACCAGCTCTCGGTTTCTGCCAGTATTGGGATTGCTACCTATCCAGAAAATGGTGACACCGTAGATGCGATTATCCAAAGTGCTGATACCGCTATGTATCGGGCAAAAGTAGATACCGATAATCGTATCTGTTTCGCCCGTTATTTAAAATCGGTTGATCCTCTTTAG
- a CDS encoding shikimate 5-dehydrogenase produces MTRQINKDTTLCMSLAARPSNFGTRFHNFLYDALDLDYIYKAFTTTDLAAAIGGVRALGVRGCAISMPFKEACIPMVDELDPSAKAIDSVNTIVNTNGYLKAYNTDYIAIAKLLNEHQVPSDLVFALRGSGGMAKAVACALKDAGFKNGYIVARNEAAGKQLAGLYGFNWAPDMTAVQADMLINVTPIGMAGGADAETLAFTELAIEQAQVIFDVVALPAETPLIRYARTQGKKVITGAEVFAIQAVEQFVLYTGIRPSDEVFQQAAKHARG; encoded by the coding sequence ATGACCCGACAGATCAATAAAGACACCACGCTTTGCATGTCGCTTGCGGCGCGCCCAAGTAACTTTGGCACTCGTTTTCATAATTTCTTATACGATGCCTTAGATCTTGATTACATCTACAAAGCCTTTACGACCACCGATCTGGCTGCTGCTATCGGTGGGGTTCGTGCATTAGGCGTACGTGGTTGTGCGATCTCGATGCCATTCAAAGAGGCCTGTATTCCGATGGTTGATGAGCTGGATCCTTCTGCTAAAGCGATTGATTCTGTGAATACCATCGTTAATACCAATGGTTATCTGAAAGCTTATAACACTGATTACATCGCTATCGCCAAATTACTTAATGAGCATCAGGTGCCATCAGATCTGGTATTTGCGTTACGCGGAAGCGGTGGTATGGCGAAAGCTGTCGCATGTGCCTTAAAAGATGCCGGCTTTAAAAACGGTTATATCGTGGCCCGAAATGAAGCGGCAGGTAAGCAGTTAGCTGGTTTGTATGGCTTTAACTGGGCGCCGGATATGACTGCTGTGCAAGCCGATATGCTGATCAACGTAACGCCGATTGGTATGGCCGGCGGTGCAGATGCAGAGACTCTGGCTTTTACCGAGTTGGCCATCGAGCAGGCTCAGGTCATTTTTGATGTCGTGGCATTACCGGCAGAAACGCCATTGATCCGTTATGCCAGAACACAGGGCAAAAAGGTCATCACAGGTGCGGAAGTGTTTGCGATCCAAGCGGTGGAGCAGTTTGTGTTGTATACCGGTATTCGCCCGAGTGACGAGGTGTTTCAGCAAGCGGCGAAACATGCGCGAGGTTAA